The sequence CGATGAAGAAGGCATTGATGTTGACAGCATCGTCCGCACACCGGTAGATGTCGTTTACACAACGCCATCGCGCCACTTTCCTTACGGTTCTGTCTTATCGATCAATCGCCGCAAGCAATTGCTTCATTGGGCAGAAGCACACGAAAACCGCTATATTATTGAAGACGATTACGATAGTGAATTCCGCTATACAGGAAAAACTATTCCATCTTTGCAAAGCATGGACGTCCATAACAAAGTCATTTATTTAGGCGCCTTTTCGAAATCATTGATTCCGTCTGTCCGCATCAGTTATATGGTATTGCCGGCACCACTTGCCCACTTATATAAAAACAAGTTTTCTTACTACCACTCAACGGTGTCGCGCGTTGACCAGCAAGTACTGACGGCATTTATGAAACAAGGGGACTTTGAAAAACACTTAAACCGGATGCGGAAAATTTACCGCCGCAAGTTAGAAAAAGTTCTGAGCCTGTTGAAACGATATGAAGACAAGCTATCGATAATCGGTGAACGTTCCGGTCTCCATATCGTGCTCGTCGTAAAAAATGGAATGGATGAACAGACACTGGTTGAGAAAGCATTAACCGCCAAGGCAAAAGTGTATCCATTATCTGCTTACTCCCTTGAACCTGTAATCCACCCGCCTCAAATTGTACTCGGCTTTGGAAGTATTCCTGAAGACGAATTGGAAGAAGCGATCATGACAGTGTTGAATGCGTGGGGGTTTTAGTCGGGGGGAATTAAAAACAGAAGTTTTCACTTATCGCTTTCTAAATGGATCGTATGCCCTGTATCAGGGTCAACATAAGATGGACGGGGTTCCTCCTCAAAATACTCCAATCCATTTGTATCAGGAATATCTTTAGGATCAAGGTGAATGACATGTGGGTTCAGTATCGTTTCCCGTAGCAGCTGAGGCGTGTCTGTTGGTTGTGGGGTGTTTGTTGGTTGTGGAGTGTCTTTTGCCTCAGCGCAGCCCACTAAAACAAGTGCAAGCATGGGTATTGCCAAAAGTCTATACATGGAGAAACCCCTTTCCCATTCTACTCATTAAGAAAAGGGTACATGAAGCGAGTTGAAAATTCAATATTTTGCCACCATCTTTTTTCTTTTTCAAAGCGGACTGCTACTCCTTGGCACTCAACGCTCGTGTTTTGCAACTCTAGCATGGAGCTTGCTTAAAGCCCTGCCTCAACCAATAGCCTTCCGCCTACCTTAAAATCCCCTTCAGGCAGTAATAAACGCTGCTTAAAGGGGGCGTGTGCTTACATACAGCAACTTAGAGCTGTTGGCCGTTCGCGTTATCGTGTAATGCGCGGATCGGTAAAGATGTCACTGGCGTCGTCGCTGTGGGAAGAAAATTCACTTATGATTGCCCCTTGGGGCCCTGCTTGAAACCAGTGGCGCGTGTTTGGCGGAATCGTATATTGTTCCCCTGGCAGGAGCACAATTTCGTTAGCGGCTGTATAATAACCAGCATCTTCAGCTGGCGGATAGACACTTGGATCGTCTGTTGCCTCCCCTTCAACAAATAGATGGACACGGCCAAAGCGGCAGCGGAATGTTTCTTCTTTTCCAGGGGTGCCGTCTGGCCGGGGTGGGTGTTTATGTTCTGGGCACGTTTGGTTCGGGAACAGCACCAATTCCTTGGCACAGTAGCGCTGGCTGTTTACATAAGTGAACAGCTGCAAACCGCTTTGTTCAAGGCGCCCTAGCCCAAAGTCAGCAACTTCAATAGTGTCCGCTTCTTGGTCCGTTAAGAGAAACCCTTGTTCTTCAAGGGCTTCTCGTGTTTTTTGCTTTGCTGTTTCCATATCCACTGCTTACAACCCCTTCGTCAAGCTGAAGTCGTCAAGGTCGACTTCCTCCTCTTCAGGTTCTTGTTCCATTGCCTCTTCCTCTTGTTTGACTGCCGGTTTCCACAATGACAACATCGTACCGGTAATGAGACTGCCGATAGCAAGCGCCAACACAAAGTACCAAGGTTCAATCATCAGTGGTACAACAAACAAACCGCCATGTGGCACAGTGCTTCCGACTCCCCATACCATCGAAAGCCCGCCGGCAATTGCTGAGCCAAATGAGCACGAAGCGACAACGCGGATCAAGTCCCGCGCAGCAATTGGGATAACCCCTTCGGTAATCATACAAATGCCCATTGGCACGGCTGCTTTTAATGTTTCTTTTTCTGCTTTTGTATATTTGTATCTTGTAAATAGGAAAGATAGAGCAATACCGAAGACAGGCACCATGGAGCCAATGAATTTTACTGCTTCTGGTTCATAAATGCCTTCTACAAGCAGCCCATCGGCAAATAACGAGGCCGTTTTGTTGACAGGACCGCCGAAGTCAAAACTGGACATTGCGCCGAGGATCGTCCCCATAAAGAAGCGCGAACCACCTTCCATTGATTGCAACAGACCTAGCAGTGAGTTTTGCATGCTGGCAATGGGCTGGCCAATGATTGTCAACATGAGCAAACCAGAGAAAGCGGTTGCAATTAAAGGAATAATCATGACAGGCATCAGACCAATCATACTCTTTGGCACTTTCACATACTTTTTGATCGCCAAAACGACATAACCTACTAAAAAGCCGCCGAGTATGCCGCCGATAAAACCGGCCTGGATTTCATTGGCAATAAAGCCAATGACGAGGCCAGGGGCGAAAGTGGGGCGATCGGCAATCGACATGGCAATCGCTGCTGTAAACAGGGGAACGACGAGCGTCATGCCCCAACCGCCAATCTGGTTCAAGTAAAAGGGGATCGTTCCTTCATGGTTGGCGACATCAGCTCCTCCGAAGATTTGCCCTAAAGCAATGCACAAGCCGGCCGCAACAATCAGTGGGATCATATAGGAAATACCAGTCAACAAATGTTTTTTAATCGTCAAGCCGATTGATTTCATGTTGCTTCTCCCCTTTACACGTTTGCGTTCAATTCAGCTTCAATTTTCTTGATGAGCTGCTTTGGCGATTTGATGGCAATATGTGTCGGGATGCGGATAACTTTTTTCTCTTTGAAACGATCGCGCCCCGATATGCTAATGTCTGCTGCAATGATGACGACGTCCGCTTCCTTGATCTCGTTTGCTGTCAACTCATCTTCCGTGCCGATCGTCCCTTGTGTTTCAATCTTTACTTCGTGCCCTGCTTCTTGTGCCGCTTTTACAAGCTTTTCTTTCGCTAAAAATGTATGGGCAATCCCTGCCGTACAAGCCGCAACACCAACAATTTTCATGATTCTCCCTCCTGTTCATCAAATGCCTGTATAATGTCGTCTTTTGAGTTCGATTCAAGCAATGCGGCACACACTTCATCGCGGGCAAGCGCACCAGCTACTTTGGCCAGAAGCTTTAAATGAAGATTGCCCTCATCTTCTTTGCGCACCGCAAACAAGATAATCGCCTGCACCGGTTTTCCGTCTAACGTTTCCCAACCAATTGGCTGTTTCGTCCGGCCGATGGCAATCGCTGTGTGGCGAACAGCATCCGACTTGCCATGGGGAATGGCGACCCCGCCGCCAATCCCCGTCATGCCTTGAGCTTCCCGCTCATATACATCTTTTTCAAAGCCTTCTTTTGATTCGATGGCCCCATTCTCATCAAGCAATTCGATTAATTCTTTAATCGCGTCTTCTTTCGAGGTCGCGCTTAAATCAAGCTTGATCACATCTTTATGCAATAACTCCGCTAGCTTCATTGGCCTATTTCCCCTTTCACTCACTGAGCTTGTACAACGGTGCTTTGCCTGTTGAACCGAAAAGCGCCATTTTTTTGCGCAACACTGCTTTCGCCGCTTCTCGGGCTTCAGGCATTAACACGTCCGGTTCAAAATCGTGTGGTTTCTCTTGGAGCGTTTGGCGCAACTGGTTGAAAAAGGCGCGTTTCATATCGCTAGAGAGGTTGATTTTTGCTACTCCTAATTGTGTCGATTGGCGGATGTCCTCATCTGGGTTATCCGAGCCGCCATGGAGGACTAATGGGATGCCTACTGACTCATTGATTTTCTCCAGCCGGTCCAGTTGGATTTTTGGCTTCATATGCTTTGGATAGAATCCATGAGATGTGCCAATCGCGACGGCAAGTGTGTCGCAGCCAGTACGTTCAACAAATTCCCGTGCTTCATCTGGTTCAGTGTAAAGAATTTGGTCTGCGCCTCCTTCAGAGCTGCCGTCATTGTTGCCGATTGTTCCTAGCTCGGCTTCTACGGAAATACCGACTGAGTGGGCTATTTCAACCGCTTGTTTCGTCAAGGCAATATTTTCTTCAAACGGCAAATGGGATGCATCCATCATCACCGATGTGTAGCCATTTTGGATCGCCTGGGCAATATCAGCCAATGTCGCCCCATGGTCGAGGTGGATCACGATTGGCACGCGAGCACGGTGTGCTGCTTCTCTGGCGTAAGCGATAAACTCATTGCCTATAAGCGCCAACTCATTAGGATGGATTTGTAAAATTGCTGGCGATTTTTCTTCCTCTGCCGTCTCAATAATGGCGGATAGCAATTCGCTATTAGAAACATTGTAGGAGCCGACTGCAAATTTTTGTTCATATGCGACTTTAAGCAATTCTTTCATCGTGATAAGCATATAGTTTCCTCCAAGTTAAGGTTATAATGACAAACTATTCCGAAATCCTTGGTACGACTTCATGTCTTGAAGACGTGCCGTTTTACTAAGTTGATAAATTTCGCGAAAGATTGATTCGTACAACACGGTGTCCCGTTCACTCACCAACAGCAAGAACGCCATTTGGACTGTCCGCTCCCCCCATTGGACGGCACGGCTGTTCATGCCAACAAAAATTTTTGTTTCCGGGGCATCAATTGAAATAAGCGGATGGGGCACAGCCATGCGGTTGCCAATGTCTGTAGCAGACAATTGCTCTCTCGATTCAATCGATGGCAAGTACACTTCGGCTCCTGCCTTTTTCACAAGCAAGCGCAGCAGCTCTTCTTTTGTCTGCCCATTTAAACGGAAAAAGCAATCTTCGGTAACGCGTGCCTGCAAAATCCCGTAAGTTAAGCATTCCTTAATGCGGGCAATATCTTCTTTTGTGATGAAATCGCCTTCAATATACAATGTCTTATGCTGTGTCTTGAGCTCCTTGGACGTTGTCAGTACAAACGCGGCATCGCGGGGCACTGCAGAAGGAGCATAAGGAATATAAATTTCCTGAATCGACACTTGCGGATACGCTTGTTCAACTTTTTGTTTCATTAGTGTGGTCATAGCCAAACTTTTTGTGCTAATTAAAGGAACACGGATTGGCTTTCGTTCCATTCGGTCAATTGCCGCCTGCAAATGAAGAGCTAAGTAGCTTACTTCCGCTTCAGGAACGGAAATAGACAACTTTTCTCCTAGTTCCTCAGCAAAGACAACCGCCATCTGAAACGCATGAATGTATTGGGCTTTAATCATCGATAACGATGGAGCTTCGATTTCATATTGGTCTTGTAATACGGACAACATATTTTGCAAATGCAACGTTAAATGCCTTAGCAGCTTTTGGTCGCCTATTAAATCGACGCCGTACTGCTTCTCGAGTAACGACAACCCTGCTAAGCAGGCCGCCTGTAGCCGTTCAGAAGCGGCTGCGTTGCCGTTTTTTTGGATCGGAAGCAACTTGAAGGCGATGCAATTAGAAGCAAGATAAGCAAGTTCCCCATCGGGGCAACATGGCCAACCAATCGCATTCGCTATTTGTTCAGCCAGTTTCCAGTTTGCTCCTGCTTGCGCGCTCTTGTTTGTGC is a genomic window of Shouchella clausii containing:
- a CDS encoding PLP-dependent aminotransferase family protein, yielding MELLWCELNRDLPTPLYEQLYAHIKTEITEGRIGYGTKLPSKRKLADSLKLSQNTVEAAYEQLVAEGYVEVIPRKGFYVQAYEDLEYIRAPKAPGDALETKQDTIRYNFHPTHIDTTSFPFEQWRKYFKQTMCKENHRLLLNGDHQGEASFRREIAYYLHHSRGVNCTPEQVVVGAGVETLLQQLFLLLGANKVYGIEDPGYQLMRKLLSHYPNDYVPFQVDEEGIDVDSIVRTPVDVVYTTPSRHFPYGSVLSINRRKQLLHWAEAHENRYIIEDDYDSEFRYTGKTIPSLQSMDVHNKVIYLGAFSKSLIPSVRISYMVLPAPLAHLYKNKFSYYHSTVSRVDQQVLTAFMKQGDFEKHLNRMRKIYRRKLEKVLSLLKRYEDKLSIIGERSGLHIVLVVKNGMDEQTLVEKALTAKAKVYPLSAYSLEPVIHPPQIVLGFGSIPEDELEEAIMTVLNAWGF
- a CDS encoding D-lyxose/D-mannose family sugar isomerase, producing METAKQKTREALEEQGFLLTDQEADTIEVADFGLGRLEQSGLQLFTYVNSQRYCAKELVLFPNQTCPEHKHPPRPDGTPGKEETFRCRFGRVHLFVEGEATDDPSVYPPAEDAGYYTAANEIVLLPGEQYTIPPNTRHWFQAGPQGAIISEFSSHSDDASDIFTDPRITR
- a CDS encoding PTS fructose transporter subunit IIC, whose product is MKSIGLTIKKHLLTGISYMIPLIVAAGLCIALGQIFGGADVANHEGTIPFYLNQIGGWGMTLVVPLFTAAIAMSIADRPTFAPGLVIGFIANEIQAGFIGGILGGFLVGYVVLAIKKYVKVPKSMIGLMPVMIIPLIATAFSGLLMLTIIGQPIASMQNSLLGLLQSMEGGSRFFMGTILGAMSSFDFGGPVNKTASLFADGLLVEGIYEPEAVKFIGSMVPVFGIALSFLFTRYKYTKAEKETLKAAVPMGICMITEGVIPIAARDLIRVVASCSFGSAIAGGLSMVWGVGSTVPHGGLFVVPLMIEPWYFVLALAIGSLITGTMLSLWKPAVKQEEEAMEQEPEEEEVDLDDFSLTKGL
- a CDS encoding PTS fructose transporter subunit IIB, whose product is MKIVGVAACTAGIAHTFLAKEKLVKAAQEAGHEVKIETQGTIGTEDELTANEIKEADVVIIAADISISGRDRFKEKKVIRIPTHIAIKSPKQLIKKIEAELNANV
- a CDS encoding PTS sugar transporter subunit IIA, with product MKLAELLHKDVIKLDLSATSKEDAIKELIELLDENGAIESKEGFEKDVYEREAQGMTGIGGGVAIPHGKSDAVRHTAIAIGRTKQPIGWETLDGKPVQAIILFAVRKEDEGNLHLKLLAKVAGALARDEVCAALLESNSKDDIIQAFDEQEGES
- a CDS encoding ketose-bisphosphate aldolase, giving the protein MLITMKELLKVAYEQKFAVGSYNVSNSELLSAIIETAEEEKSPAILQIHPNELALIGNEFIAYAREAAHRARVPIVIHLDHGATLADIAQAIQNGYTSVMMDASHLPFEENIALTKQAVEIAHSVGISVEAELGTIGNNDGSSEGGADQILYTEPDEAREFVERTGCDTLAVAIGTSHGFYPKHMKPKIQLDRLEKINESVGIPLVLHGGSDNPDEDIRQSTQLGVAKINLSSDMKRAFFNQLRQTLQEKPHDFEPDVLMPEAREAAKAVLRKKMALFGSTGKAPLYKLSE
- a CDS encoding BglG family transcription antiterminator; amino-acid sequence: MKKRHARLLQLLKEKEGRFLSGRELGEQLGVSDQTIRNDIRILNEDYLINAEIVSNNRLGYKLRGTLTQFNKRSHLDLDYHKRAFQLVKELLDANGWMSYDKFAETHFVSPQTIHSDVMRMSEWLKQYDRKAMFETKPFCGIRLLGNEQDKRMLLTSLFNNEFAAKQEAISQMTTAFSGWHTPQSIADIGKKLSDVLDANSIYVSASVWAKLLAVVLVAVHRGKTHELSTNKSAQAGANWKLAEQIANAIGWPCCPDGELAYLASNCIAFKLLPIQKNGNAAASERLQAACLAGLSLLEKQYGVDLIGDQKLLRHLTLHLQNMLSVLQDQYEIEAPSLSMIKAQYIHAFQMAVVFAEELGEKLSISVPEAEVSYLALHLQAAIDRMERKPIRVPLISTKSLAMTTLMKQKVEQAYPQVSIQEIYIPYAPSAVPRDAAFVLTTSKELKTQHKTLYIEGDFITKEDIARIKECLTYGILQARVTEDCFFRLNGQTKEELLRLLVKKAGAEVYLPSIESREQLSATDIGNRMAVPHPLISIDAPETKIFVGMNSRAVQWGERTVQMAFLLLVSERDTVLYESIFREIYQLSKTARLQDMKSYQGFRNSLSL